One Euphorbia lathyris chromosome 1, ddEupLath1.1, whole genome shotgun sequence DNA segment encodes these proteins:
- the LOC136211615 gene encoding stress-induced protein KIN2-like codes for MNNSQDASYQAGQAKGQAQEKSGQLMDKAGNAAQSAKESCQEAGQQIKEKAQSATETVKDKVGINN; via the exons ATGAACAATTCTCAGGATGCTAGCTACCAGGCTGGACAAGCCAAGGGCCAAGCTcag GAGAAATCAGGACAGCTTATGGACAAGGCCGGCAATGCAGCTCAGTCTGCCAAGGAATCATGCCAAGag GCTGGGCAGCAAATTAAGGAAAAAGCACAAAGTGCTACTGAAACTGTAAAGGACAAAGTTGGAATTAACAATTGA